Proteins encoded together in one Xenopus laevis strain J_2021 chromosome 6L, Xenopus_laevis_v10.1, whole genome shotgun sequence window:
- the XB22065625.L gene encoding uncharacterized protein XB22065625.L isoform X1 has translation MEPVVVVAQRSSLLFLLLLGLHTLAHGDTAGDIRSRSLTPAQVGKRTRNIWQAPRTRKKSTWSYNPGHRSLAFLVAGEVETMTPNPKETEATEEFRCLDYYGAVEIPAGGSAAGVNKGGGERTAGNQPPHPVQTPRNEPNPCAQGPRRPDLTPESDSSSEESPGGRRSMWNHRSGSRSQHPQQHPQQHPQQHPNHNLCRYLGCRSPLGTYGSSSSEED, from the exons ATGGAGCCTGTAGTAGTGGTGGCACAGCGCAGCTCCCTCCTGTTCCTCCTGCTTCTCGGCCTCCATACCCTGGCACACGGGGACACTGCCGGGGACATAAGG TCCAGGAGTCTGACACCGGCCCAGGTTGGAAAGAGAACAAGGAATATCTGGCAGGCACCGCGGACTAGAAAGAAAAGTACTTGGTCCTACAATCCAGGTCATCGCTCCTTGGCTTTCCTG GTTGCAGGGGAAGTGGAGACGATGACACCGAACCCAAAGGAAACAGAAGCTACAGAAGAATTTCGCTGCCTTGACTATTATGGTGCAGTGGAAATACCAGCG GGAGGCAGCGCTGCAGGGGTTAATaaaggaggaggagagagaaccGCTGGCAACcaacccccccacccagtccAGACTCCGAGAAATGAGCCCAATCCTTGTGCCCAGGGGCCCCGCCGTCCAGATCTGACCCCTGAGTCTGACAGTTCTAGTGAGGAG TCCCCGGGGGGCAGGAGATCAATGTGGAATCACAGGTCAGGGAGTCGCTCACAGCACCCGCAGCAGCACCCACAGCAGCACCCGCAGCAGCACCCAAATCACAATCTCTGCCGCTACCTAGGCTGCAGGTCTCCCCTGGGCACCTATGGGAGCAGCTCTAGTGAGGAAGACTGA
- the XB22065625.L gene encoding uncharacterized protein XB22065625.L isoform X3, whose protein sequence is MEPVVVVAQRSSLLFLLLLGLHTLAHGDTAGDIRSRSLTPAQVGKRTRNIWQAPRTRKKSTWSYNPGHRSLAFLVAGEVETMTPNPKETEATEEFRCLDYYGAVEIPAGGSAAGVNKGGGERTAGNQPPHPVQTPRNEPNPCAQGPRRPDLTPESDSSSEEGQ, encoded by the exons ATGGAGCCTGTAGTAGTGGTGGCACAGCGCAGCTCCCTCCTGTTCCTCCTGCTTCTCGGCCTCCATACCCTGGCACACGGGGACACTGCCGGGGACATAAGG TCCAGGAGTCTGACACCGGCCCAGGTTGGAAAGAGAACAAGGAATATCTGGCAGGCACCGCGGACTAGAAAGAAAAGTACTTGGTCCTACAATCCAGGTCATCGCTCCTTGGCTTTCCTG GTTGCAGGGGAAGTGGAGACGATGACACCGAACCCAAAGGAAACAGAAGCTACAGAAGAATTTCGCTGCCTTGACTATTATGGTGCAGTGGAAATACCAGCG GGAGGCAGCGCTGCAGGGGTTAATaaaggaggaggagagagaaccGCTGGCAACcaacccccccacccagtccAGACTCCGAGAAATGAGCCCAATCCTTGTGCCCAGGGGCCCCGCCGTCCAGATCTGACCCCTGAGTCTGACAGTTCTAGTGAGGAG GGCCAATAA